Proteins from one Marinobacter alexandrii genomic window:
- a CDS encoding S41 family peptidase, whose translation MMNIIEKLTQTNPQSNRLADVMVSIPRIVCGLLLAFDFGASKFGVPWSSNNLPFLGIPEWFVEDIATFGGLFAVAPYFFAWMAAASETIGGLLLALGLKTRFASFLIMCTMLAAIIFQQWDNGLWNMLPAAGFLWVSTYSLVMGSGRFGLDHLLSKVIKRRRLMHIPIGQIKLKTSVPKTLSIIFLAGVSLTNCSLFAQERKVTISVDMSRINHIENVGVKGNIKPLSWEKAYPLLDEDGDGIYTAEIVFNSSDRYFRFKFVNDGQMELEGSDNRILWFKDEPISKTYIFNEFEYYDEGKFKQLIYTEEQIKEDVAVLKKIIQYVHPAIYKYRDSVSLQIDFQLLEDEMIAQPDLRNAYKAVSKFAATIKCSHTFTNPWNQGATIEKAMFYQPDKLPFTFKRIGKRLFIDKNASENKKLTQGLEILSINDNSTEIILTSLAQYVTSDGNNYEKKLERLSLAGTEKFSLFDIFFPLEFGSKETFELELRDNQSGKILHETVKATSKTNRTKTLKERYQNLEISLRDGWNFKLINDEVGILTIKSFAVQRNEFDWKKIIDEAFEELNTNQTPNLIIDIRENEGGQGEVGEYIIERVIQKPFTAPAMQSSVRYLSIPEEFKKHMNTWAKFPYDFNGKVGKKKDGKYMLKPKYTVAGKTYKPKKNGYKGKVFLLTGASNSSATHLMAAYAKQVEGVTLVGQETGGNQLGTNGSFMFFLRLPNTRVEIDIPVINMFVPPVSGEAKDGGIVPDVYVEKSWKDLVSGNDPELTKTLELINKN comes from the coding sequence ATGATGAACATTATTGAAAAACTTACACAAACAAATCCTCAGTCAAATAGATTAGCAGATGTAATGGTATCTATTCCACGTATCGTATGTGGATTGCTACTTGCCTTTGATTTTGGGGCATCCAAATTTGGTGTTCCATGGTCTTCCAACAACCTACCTTTTCTGGGAATACCAGAGTGGTTTGTAGAGGACATTGCCACCTTCGGTGGGTTATTTGCGGTGGCTCCATACTTCTTTGCCTGGATGGCGGCTGCAAGTGAAACTATTGGAGGTCTATTACTAGCGCTTGGCTTAAAAACACGTTTCGCTTCATTCCTCATTATGTGTACAATGCTGGCAGCTATCATTTTCCAACAATGGGATAATGGACTATGGAATATGCTCCCTGCTGCCGGCTTCCTCTGGGTCAGCACGTACAGTCTCGTGATGGGGTCAGGAAGATTCGGCTTGGATCATTTGCTGAGCAAAGTCATAAAAAGAAGAAGGTTAATGCATATTCCCATAGGTCAAATCAAACTAAAGACCTCTGTCCCAAAAACTCTTTCCATAATCTTTTTAGCAGGTGTTTCTCTCACAAATTGCTCGTTGTTTGCTCAAGAGCGAAAGGTCACAATCAGTGTAGATATGAGTAGGATAAATCATATAGAAAATGTGGGAGTTAAGGGAAATATTAAGCCCCTTTCCTGGGAAAAGGCATACCCACTTTTAGATGAAGATGGAGATGGAATTTATACTGCTGAGATAGTCTTCAATAGCTCAGATAGATATTTCAGATTCAAGTTTGTTAATGATGGTCAAATGGAATTGGAAGGATCAGACAATCGAATCTTATGGTTTAAAGATGAGCCCATATCGAAGACATATATTTTCAATGAATTTGAATACTATGATGAAGGTAAATTCAAGCAGCTCATATACACAGAAGAGCAAATAAAAGAAGATGTAGCTGTCTTAAAGAAGATCATTCAATACGTTCATCCTGCTATTTACAAATACAGAGATTCTGTTTCTCTACAAATCGATTTTCAACTACTAGAAGACGAGATGATCGCTCAGCCCGATTTAAGAAATGCTTATAAAGCTGTTTCAAAATTCGCAGCTACAATCAAATGCAGTCATACATTCACCAACCCATGGAACCAAGGAGCTACCATAGAAAAAGCTATGTTTTACCAGCCTGATAAACTGCCATTTACTTTCAAAAGGATCGGCAAAAGACTATTCATTGATAAGAATGCATCCGAAAATAAAAAGCTAACACAAGGCTTGGAAATTCTATCCATCAATGATAACTCTACAGAAATCATCCTAACATCCTTAGCACAATATGTCACTTCAGATGGAAATAATTATGAGAAGAAACTCGAACGTCTATCTCTTGCAGGAACAGAGAAGTTTTCATTGTTTGACATCTTCTTTCCATTAGAATTTGGAAGTAAAGAAACATTTGAGCTTGAACTTAGAGATAATCAATCTGGAAAGATTCTGCATGAAACAGTGAAAGCAACCTCCAAAACTAATCGAACCAAAACCCTAAAAGAGCGATATCAAAACTTGGAAATAAGCTTGAGGGACGGCTGGAACTTCAAACTCATAAACGATGAGGTTGGCATCTTGACCATCAAATCTTTTGCCGTGCAAAGAAATGAATTTGATTGGAAAAAGATCATTGACGAGGCTTTTGAAGAATTAAACACCAACCAAACCCCTAACCTAATCATAGACATTCGCGAAAATGAAGGAGGGCAAGGAGAAGTTGGTGAATACATTATCGAGAGGGTTATTCAAAAGCCCTTTACTGCTCCTGCCATGCAATCCTCCGTTAGATACTTATCCATCCCGGAGGAATTCAAAAAACACATGAATACCTGGGCGAAATTTCCTTATGACTTCAACGGAAAAGTAGGTAAGAAAAAGGATGGCAAATACATGCTCAAACCAAAATACACCGTAGCTGGTAAAACATACAAACCCAAAAAGAATGGTTACAAAGGGAAAGTTTTTCTCCTCACAGGTGCTTCCAACAGCTCTGCAACTCATCTTATGGCTGCATATGCAAAACAAGTTGAAGGTGTAACGTTGGTCGGTCAAGAAACAGGTGGGAATCAATTGGGAACTAACGGAAGCTTTATGTTCTTTCTCAGACTACCAAATACGAGAGTAGAAATTGATATTCCAGTGATCAATATGTTTGTTCCACCTGTATCGGGAGAGGCAAAAGATGGTGGAATTGTACCTGATGTTTATGTTGAAAAGAGTTGGAAAGATCTCGTTAGTGGAAATGACCCAGAATTAACGAAAACGCTAGAATTGATTAACAAAAATTGA
- a CDS encoding EF-hand domain-containing protein, producing MTDLQKQKLSHFFNVLDYNGNEILEQDDFERVGNTVSTIIGYRENSRERLLLRLKAHGLFIQILKDIDKVEAEISLEEWLKFFDDVVLSQPNDYVNQSSTYLFSLFDQDGDGHIDEGEYLDMFKAYGLYMSVAKKAFDLLDINGDGKISGGELVKAFEDFFHSSDADAAGNWIFGDWSKSTEE from the coding sequence ATGACAGATTTACAAAAGCAAAAACTCTCTCATTTTTTCAATGTCCTGGACTATAATGGGAATGAGATTCTGGAACAGGATGATTTCGAAAGAGTGGGTAACACGGTAAGTACCATTATCGGGTATAGAGAGAATTCTCGTGAGCGTTTATTACTGAGACTTAAAGCTCACGGATTATTCATTCAAATCTTGAAGGACATAGATAAAGTGGAAGCGGAAATTTCTTTAGAAGAGTGGCTGAAGTTTTTTGATGATGTGGTTCTTTCCCAACCGAATGATTATGTAAATCAATCGTCCACTTACTTATTCTCCTTATTTGATCAAGATGGTGATGGCCATATAGATGAAGGTGAGTATTTGGATATGTTTAAGGCATATGGCCTTTATATGTCAGTTGCAAAAAAGGCATTTGACTTATTGGATATAAATGGAGATGGTAAAATAAGTGGGGGAGAGCTGGTTAAGGCGTTTGAAGATTTCTTTCATTCTTCGGATGCTGATGCTGCTGGTAATTGGATTTTTGGAGATTGGAGTAAATCTACAGAAGAATAG
- a CDS encoding helix-turn-helix domain-containing protein codes for MLLLFPVFNLYGSSLLILSSQGLIFSFLLFKRYYQQRNTSDLLLGLILIITCYHQTAYTIGFMDWYDTYRTTKINYYLVDLSLALAPLLFFYIKSIIQPDFKLKDINLWHFAPVLIYMLIKLFVWIYDAQQDGFHEVQNGPMVMQFEWKFLNPFLFLFRTIQMLLYLAFSFQIFFAFREKIKHYFANTYRLELRWLQNFLFAYSFLYLFYSIQIVVNEMIIDLSWKQKWWFYLLSGITIIYVGIKGFFTEISELKSVDFGTFKLPKNEPSRTVKKESVDQFSEKKALINNYFEDHKPYLDSELTLISLASRLDMSREELSDIINQGFESRFNDFINSYRIKETKRLILEDKHKTLSLLGLAFEAGFNSKATFNRAFKKSENQSPSEYLESMT; via the coding sequence ATGCTCCTCCTCTTCCCTGTTTTTAATCTTTATGGATCCTCTCTTTTAATTCTTTCTTCGCAAGGATTAATCTTCAGTTTTCTACTCTTTAAGCGCTATTATCAACAACGAAATACATCTGACCTATTGTTGGGTTTGATTCTGATAATCACTTGCTACCACCAGACCGCCTACACCATTGGCTTCATGGATTGGTATGACACATACAGAACAACGAAGATTAATTATTACCTGGTGGATCTTTCGTTGGCGCTGGCTCCCCTCCTTTTCTTTTACATTAAATCGATCATACAGCCAGATTTCAAACTTAAGGACATTAATCTTTGGCACTTTGCGCCAGTGCTTATTTATATGCTCATCAAACTTTTCGTTTGGATTTATGATGCTCAACAAGATGGGTTTCATGAAGTCCAGAACGGGCCTATGGTTATGCAGTTTGAGTGGAAGTTTTTGAATCCTTTTCTGTTTCTTTTCAGAACGATTCAGATGCTTTTGTATCTCGCATTCTCTTTTCAAATATTCTTTGCCTTTCGCGAAAAGATTAAACACTACTTTGCCAACACCTACCGCCTTGAGCTCAGGTGGCTTCAAAACTTTCTATTTGCTTATAGTTTTTTGTATTTATTCTATAGTATTCAGATTGTTGTTAACGAAATGATTATCGATTTGAGCTGGAAGCAAAAATGGTGGTTCTATTTATTATCCGGCATTACCATTATTTATGTAGGTATCAAGGGGTTTTTCACTGAAATCTCAGAGCTTAAAAGTGTAGATTTCGGAACATTTAAGCTCCCAAAAAATGAACCTTCTCGAACTGTGAAAAAAGAATCGGTGGATCAATTTTCAGAAAAGAAAGCATTAATCAATAATTATTTTGAAGACCATAAACCCTACCTAGACTCTGAACTTACATTGATTAGTCTGGCCAGCAGACTAGATATGTCGAGGGAAGAATTGTCTGATATTATCAACCAGGGGTTCGAGTCTAGATTTAATGACTTTATTAACTCCTATCGCATAAAGGAAACTAAAAGACTTATCCTTGAAGACAAGCACAAGACACTATCACTTCTGGGGTTAGCATTCGAAGCAGGATTTAACAGCAAGGCTACTTTTAATCGAGCTTTCAAAAAATCAGAAAATCAATCTCCTTCAGAATACCTTGAATCAATGACTTAA